GGGTGCCATCGCTCAGGCCGCGCGCCAGCGCCGCGATCTGCGCAGGCGACAAGGCCGTGCCATCGCGTTTCAGGCCGATCAGGTCTTGGTAAAGCATGGGCATTCCGCTGCTGTTTGGCCGAACAGTGTCGCGGCAGACAGCGCCGTTGGCAAGCCCTGTGCGCGCGGTCGCTAGACCAGCTCGTCCGACGGGATGATCGGGAAGAACGCGCCCGCAGACCACAGCCCGAACCACGACGCACCGTCATGGTCGGCATGTGCCCCAAGCTCTACCAGCCGATAAAAGCTTTTGCGGTCGATCAGCGCCTCTAGCCCCGCGCGAATATGGATATAGGGGGCAGGTTCACCCGTCTGTGGATCACGTTCAACCCGCAAAGGGTTCTCTGGCCCGGCGGTGGCTTCGTCGCCCATATTGGTCACGAATGTCAGTTGTTGGGCATCCCCCGCGCCATTGGCGCGGAAATCCACCGCCACGAAGGGCGCATCCTCGACAGTAATGCCCACTTTCTCGACCGGGGTGACAAGAAAATATGCATCGCCCTCGCGTTTCAGGATGGTGGAAAACAACCGTGCCAGCGCATGCCGACCGATGGGCGTGCCCTCGTAAAACCATGTCCCGTCGCGTGCGATCCGCATGTCAATGTCGCCGCAAAAGGGCGGGTTCCACAGGTGGACGGGGGGTAAACCCTTGCCCTTGCTGGCCGCTGCTGCCGCATCTGCCAGCGCATTCATCGACCCTGTCACGGTATTTTGTTGCATAGGGGTTTTTGCCATTGGCTGCCTTTGCGATATGTGTGTGGGTAACGTAACATGATCTTGGATATTTTCACCCCGGTCGGGGGCGAATACCACAGGCAAAAGGACGCGCCCCATGACAGATGTCACCGACCTTCCTCAGCAGATCGAAGCCCTTGGGGAAAAACTGGCAGCGGCGCGCGCCAGTATCAACCGCCGTTTTATAGGGCAGGAAACCGTGGTGGACCTGACGCTGACGGCCATGCTGTGTGGTGGCCACGGTTTGCTGATCGGCCTGCCGGGCTTGGGCAAGACCCGGCTGGTCGATACGCTTTCGACCGTGATGGGGCTGCAAGGAAACCGCGTCCAGTTCACCCCCGACCTGATGCCTGCCGACATTCTGGGCTCGGAAGTGCTGGACGTGGATGACAGCGGCAAACGCGCCTTTCGCTTTATTGAAGGGCCGATTTTCTGCCAGCTTCTGATGGCTGATGAGATCAACCGTGCCAGCCCGCGCACGCAGGCCGCCTTGTTGCAGGCCATGCAGGAACGCGAGGTGACGGTGGCCGGGCAGCATCACAAACTGGCCGCGCCCTTCCATGTGCTGGCCACGCAGAACCCGTTAGAGCAAGAAGGCACCTACCCCCTGCCCGAAGCGCAGTTGGACCGGTTCCTTGTGCAGATTGACGTAAACTATCCCGACCGCGAGACAGAGCGCGATATCCTGATCGCCACCACCGGCGCGGCCGAGGATACCGCGCATGAGGTGTTCACCGCCGCCGAGTTGATCGCCGCGCAAGAGCTGTTGCGCCGGATGCCCGTGGGTGAGCGCGTGGTCGATGCGATTCTGGACCTTGTGCGCGCCTGCCGCCCGGGTGAGCCAGAGGCGCATGACGCCGTGCAAGGCATGGTCGCCTGGGGGCCGGGGCCGCGGGCCGCGCAGGCGCTGATGCTGACAGTGCGCGCGCGCGCGTTGCTGCAAGGGCGGCTTGCACCCTCGCTGGATGATGTGGCGGCCATGGCGCGCCCGGTCCTGTCGCACCGCATGGCGCTTGGTTTTGCCGCGCGCGCGCAGGGCGCTGATCTGGGCGATATCATCGACCGCGTGGCGTCGCAGGCGACAGATATAGTGGCGGCCGCGTGACGATTGATCTGCGCCAAAAGGCCGAAGCGCTTGCCGCCCCCCTGCCCGCGCTTTTGGCGCAGGCAGAGCATCTGGCCGCGTCCGTGCTGCCGGGCGCGCATGGGCGCAGGCGCGTTGGCCAAGGCGATGAGTTCTGGCAATATCGCCCCGCAACCACATCCGATGGCGCAGGGCGGATTGACTGGCGGCGCTCTGGCCGGGCGGATGCCCATTTCGTGCGCGAAACCGAATGGCAGGCGGCGCAGACCGTCACGCTTTGGGTGGACCGCGCCCAAGCCATGGCCTTTACGGGGTCCAAGGACCGCGTGCCAAAGGCTGACCGCGCGCGGTTGCTGGGGCTGGCTTTGGCCGTGCTGCTGCTGAAGGGCGGTGAACGCGTGGGTCTGTTGCCCGACATGCCGCCACGCATGGGCCGCGCACAATTGGAACCGCTGACATTGGCACTGGCCGCAGACGACGCGACAGATTTCGGCACCCCCCCAACTGGCGCGATCCCCGCGCGGTCGCAGGCCGTGTTCCTGTCGGATTTCCTTGGCCCGACCGAAGAGCTTGAACGCACCGTTGCGCACGCGGTGGCACAACGCGTTCGGGGGGTGCTGGTGCAAATCCTCGACCCGGTGGAAGAAGAATTTCCCTATCAAGGCCGTTCGATTTTCGAATCCATGAGCGGCGCGCTGCGGCATGAAACCCTGCGCGCCAATGACCTGCAAGCGCGCTACCGCGACCGGCTGGCGGCGCGCAAAGATGCCCTTGCGGCACTGGCGCGCAAAAGCGGCTGGCAGATCCTGACCCATCACACCAACCAACCGCCCAGCCATGCGCTGATGGCGTTGTGGCAAACCTTGGACGGGGGGCGCTGATGGCGACGATCGGCTTTGCAACCCCGTGGCTGCTGGCGGCTTTGGTCGCGCTGCCTGTGTTGTGGTGGCTGCTGCGCGCTGTGCCGCCCGCGCCGGTGGTGCGCCGCTTTCCGGGTGTTGCCCTGCTATTGGGCCTGACCGACACGCGCACGGAAACCGACAAAACCCCGTGGTGGTTGTTGCTGCTGCGCGCCTTTGCCGTGGCCGCGCTGATCTTGGGCTTCGCTGGTCCCATGCTGAACCCGCAGGCCGCGCGCATGG
This genomic window from Roseibaca calidilacus contains:
- a CDS encoding DUF1285 domain-containing protein, yielding MQQNTVTGSMNALADAAAAASKGKGLPPVHLWNPPFCGDIDMRIARDGTWFYEGTPIGRHALARLFSTILKREGDAYFLVTPVEKVGITVEDAPFVAVDFRANGAGDAQQLTFVTNMGDEATAGPENPLRVERDPQTGEPAPYIHIRAGLEALIDRKSFYRLVELGAHADHDGASWFGLWSAGAFFPIIPSDELV
- a CDS encoding AAA family ATPase; this translates as MTDVTDLPQQIEALGEKLAAARASINRRFIGQETVVDLTLTAMLCGGHGLLIGLPGLGKTRLVDTLSTVMGLQGNRVQFTPDLMPADILGSEVLDVDDSGKRAFRFIEGPIFCQLLMADEINRASPRTQAALLQAMQEREVTVAGQHHKLAAPFHVLATQNPLEQEGTYPLPEAQLDRFLVQIDVNYPDRETERDILIATTGAAEDTAHEVFTAAELIAAQELLRRMPVGERVVDAILDLVRACRPGEPEAHDAVQGMVAWGPGPRAAQALMLTVRARALLQGRLAPSLDDVAAMARPVLSHRMALGFAARAQGADLGDIIDRVASQATDIVAAA
- a CDS encoding DUF58 domain-containing protein, which codes for MTIDLRQKAEALAAPLPALLAQAEHLAASVLPGAHGRRRVGQGDEFWQYRPATTSDGAGRIDWRRSGRADAHFVRETEWQAAQTVTLWVDRAQAMAFTGSKDRVPKADRARLLGLALAVLLLKGGERVGLLPDMPPRMGRAQLEPLTLALAADDATDFGTPPTGAIPARSQAVFLSDFLGPTEELERTVAHAVAQRVRGVLVQILDPVEEEFPYQGRSIFESMSGALRHETLRANDLQARYRDRLAARKDALAALARKSGWQILTHHTNQPPSHALMALWQTLDGGR